The Chloroflexota bacterium DNA segment GGTTACCGGCTCGCCGGACGTGTTGGTGATAGTCAGCGTGAAAGTAAAATCGCCGCCGGGTTCGGGCAGTTCAGCCACGTCAACCGACTTGTCGAGAGTACCGGTCGGCAAAACATCTTCAAAGATCAGGGTCGCATCGTCGTCGTCAACGCCGTAAGCAGTTGCCACGTTGATGTGCGTGTCGCCGGCGTTGCCTTCGATCAACTCGCTGACGGTACAGGTGAGGGATTCGGTCGGAGCGAGGGTGAAAGACAGAGCAGGCAGGCACCCGGCGCTGATGTCGCCAAACTGGTCGTCAACGACGCTGGTGATGGTCACGTTATCCACCGGGCTGGTGTTCTCGACGATGATCGTGTAGACCACATCCGCTCCCGGCTCGTCTATCGTGTCCGAGTCCGGCGTCTTGGTGACGCTGATGGAGGATGGCACGTCGGTGACGGTGACGGTTTCATCGTCAGTGTCAGAGGCCGGGTTCTGTTCGTCATCCTGAACGGTCACGCCGGCGATGTTGTCGTACTCGTCGGGGTCGGTGTGGTTGACGGTGTACTGGCAACTGGCCGACTCGCCCGAAGCCAGCGTCGCGCCGACCAGGGCGGCGCAGGCGGTGAAGTCCGTTGCGCCGGATTGCGTATCCGTCAGGTCGGCGATGACCACCGGCTCGGTTGAGGTGTTGGTGACGGTCAGGGTGAAGGTGAAGTCGCCGCCGGGTTCGGGCAAAGTGGCCGGGCTGGCCGACTTGACGATGTCCACCGTCGGCAGAACGTCCACGAACTCTGTGTCAGTGTCGCTCACCGTGCCGCCCTCGGTGTGAGTTCCGGTGGCAGTGGCGATGTTCGTCGTGTCCGCAGTCAGGGCGGTAGAGCATGTGTACGTCCAGGTCTCGCCAGGTTCGAGAACGTTGTCGCCGTCGTCGCCGGAAACGTAAGCCACCGACGCGCACTTGTCATCCACCACAACCACATTGATCAGCGGATCGTCGCCGGTGTTGGTGACAAGGTAAGTGTAGGTGACAGTCTCGCCGGAGTTAATGAGGGCGTCGTTCACGCTCTTGACGATGTCAATGGCGGGATGGATGGCGTCGTCGTTGGTAACGGTGCAGGTCTTGGTCTCGCCGAGGGCGATGTCGCCTGAGCAGTCGGACGAGAAGCCGGCGTTGTACTCGGCCGGGCCGGTTTCGGTAACGTTGTAGTTGCCGGGATGCACGATGCTGTCAACGCCCGGAGCCTCAGCGCCGGGGAGGGAAGCGCCGCCGGGGACGGTGACGCCGTTGATCGTCATGGTGAAGTCGCCGGCCACCGACGTGCCGCTGTTATTGTTGATGACGTGCTTGATGACGATCAGGTGGGCGGGTTGATCGTCGTTGGTGATGGTGCAGGTCTTGGTCTGGCCGATGCCGACGGTGCTGTCGCAGTCGGCGGAGAAGTCGGCGTCATAGCCGCTCGGGCCGTTCTCGGTGACGTTGTACGCGCCGGAGGCAACCACCTTGATAACGCCCGGGGCTTCAGCGCCGGGGAAGGCGGCTCCACCGTAGACCGTTGTCCCGTTGATCGTCATCGTGAAGTCGCCGGCCTGGGCCGAGCCGCCGTGATCGTTGACGACGTCCTTGATCACGATCAGGTAGGCGCAGTCAACAGTGATAGTGGCTTGAGCCGAATTGTTGTTCTGCACGGTGGCCGGTTCGTTGCCGGCAGCTACGGTGACGCTGTTGTTCAGCGTGCCGCAGTCCCCGGTGTCGGTCACGCCGCTGATGTGAATGGTGATGCTATTACCGCTGGCGAGGCTGGCGAAGTTGCAGGACAGAACGCCGCTGGCGATGGCGCAATTTGCATTGTCTTCGCTCCAGGCCACGTTGCCCGGCAGGGTGTCGCCCACAGTGACGTTGTAAGCCGCGCCGGGGCCGTTGTTGCTGACGACGATGGTGAAGGCCGCCGTCTCGCCGGGATTGATCAGGGCGTCGTCGGCTTGTTTGCTGACGGTGACATCCGGGCAGTTCACAGTGATGGCCGCCGTCGAACTATTGTTGCCTTGATCAGCGCCCGCTTCGTTGGTTGCGGCGACGGTGGCGGTGTTGGTCAGCGTGCCGCAGTCGGCGGCATCGGTTTCGCCGCTGACGTGGATGGTGATGTTGTCGCCGCTGGCCAGGTTGCCAAAGTTGCAGGACAACACGCCGTTGACGATGGCGCAGTCGGTGGTGTTGTCCACGCTCCAGTTGACGCCGACCGGCAGAGTGTCGTTGAGGGTGACGCCGTAAGCCGTGCCGGCGCCGTTGTTGGTGACGGTGAGGGTGAAGCTGGCCGTGTCTCCGGCGTTGATGAGGCTGTTGTCAGCCGTCTTGCTCACGGTCACATTCGGGCAGTTCACGGTGATACCTGCGCTGGCCTCTGCCAGGCCGTCGTTGGTGGTAGTCACGTTGGCAAGGTTGTTGACGTTGCCGCAAGTGTCCGGCGTCGTCGGCGAAGTGATATGAACAGAGGCGTTGCCACTGGCAGGGACGTTGCCAAAGTTGCAGGTGAGGAGGCCGCCGACGATGGAACACCCGGCGACGGGCGGGTCAATCGTCCAGTTCAAGCCGGCGTTGCTGGGCAAGGCGTCAGTGAGAGTCACGCCTTTGGCCGTGCCAGCGCCGACATTGCTCACCGTGAGGGTGAAGCCGATCGGGTCGCCGGCGTTCACCGAGTCATCGTCGGCGGTCTTGGCCAGTTCGATGTCCGCGCAGTTGATGGTGATGGCTGCCGTCGAGCTATTGTTGCCCTGATTTACGCCCGCTTCGTTGGTTGCGGCGATGGTGACGGTGTTCTCTAGCAAGCCGCAGTCGGCGGCATCGGTTTCGCCGCTGACATGAATGGTGATGCTGTCGCCGCTGGCAAGGCCGGCGAAATTACAGGACAACACGCCGCCGGTGATGGAACAACCGGCTACTGCCGGGTCAATTACCCAGTTGATGCCGGTGGGCAGGGCGTCGTTGAGGGTGACGTTGTAAGCCGCGCCGGGGCCAATGTTGCTGACGACGATAGTGAAGGCCGCCGTGTCGCTGGCGTCAATCGTGGGCGCATCCGCCGTCTTGATCACAGTCACGTCCGGGCAATTTACGGTGATGGACGCCGTCGAACTGTTGTTGTCTTGATCAGCCGCCGCTTCGTTGGCGGCGGCGACGGCGGCGGTGTTCTGCAATTCGCCGCAATCGTTGGCATCGGTTGCGCCGCTCACGAGTACGGTCAGACTTGCGCCGGAAGCCAGATTGCCAAAGTTGCAAGAGAGCACGCCGCCGGTGATATTGCACAGTCCCGCGCCCGTGCCGCCGGTGATCGTCCAGTTGACGTTGGTGGGCAAGTTGTCAGTGAGGGTGACGCCGTAAGCCGCGCCGGCGCCGTTGTTGGTGACGGTGAGGGTGAAGCTGGCCGTGTCTCCGGCGTTGATGGGACTGTTGTCAGCCGTCTTGCTTACCGCCACATTCGGGCAGTTGACGACAATCTGGCTCGAGGCTTGCGCCGAGCCGTCATTGGTCGTTGTCACCAGGGCGATGTTCTCGACCGTGCCACAAGTGGCTGGAGTTGTCGGCGATGAGATGTGGACGGTGAAGCTTGCGTTGGACGCCAGGTCGCCGAAGTTACAGGTAAGGACGCCGCCGACAATGGCGCACTGCGCCGCGCCCGTGCCGCCGTCAATCGTCCAACTCAACCCGGCGTTGGCGGGCAGGGTGTCGGTGAGAGTTACGTTGCGGGCGATGCCCAGGCCGTTGTTGGCAACGGCAATGATATAGCCAATCGAGTCGCCGGCGTTGACAGAGCCGTTATCCGCAACTTTCGCGATGTCAATATCGGCGCAGTTGACGGCGATGTTGGCAGTGGAGGCATTGTCGCTCTGATCGGCAGACGCTTCGTTGGTCGCGACGACGCTGGCCGTGTTCTCCAGCAGGCCGCAGTCGGCGGCGTCGGTTTCACCGCTGATGGCGACGCTGAAGGACTCGCCAGCCGGGAGGGTGAGCGGGCCGCAGTCGAGCGTTTGCGAACCGGGCGC contains these protein-coding regions:
- a CDS encoding DUF11 domain-containing protein, producing the protein MKQKLSQLTVNVGAILIIALLVLSTTGAANASFTSMSATLNGSAPPITVGPNASITVALTVTVNSTGGNNNWKATRWQLDGGATTCINHADHAATVTFTETFAIAGPATIGNHDLALRAYNTDDCSGSGAVTLNLNNGIVVPNPAGNLDQCANGGVGDPPILCNGAAWQNGNLNGNQAHYRESDSVPYRMRLSNIATSGTHTLVIEWDTTQTGKHAIDYLTSFDRTETTALPCSGVAGCGSPATFPIPVDPNVTKGQNGVDDAPAGPTGGDDITQAPGNFTCFNCTITSASAYTLTGTYAGNSQTRITISFTSTSATPVIAWGGHIGSQINWGIGNSASAIAGSPYHMRLISLDGAGGNQDRSLASGAVPPIPGLTTQVSTSTINVGQPVTDTATFTQVGTNGPVTGTVKFFVCGPFVSATACATGGTQVGGAVAIASNSAASAAFTPAAPGAYCFRAEYTPDTLAKYSPINHTNTTTECFTALALPNLTITKQAAASPVNAGDNIGFTITVNNTGGGIANNVTLSDPLPTGAGLSWSIANTTGAPTCSITAGVLNCSIASLASGAGFSVQITSPTTAESCGTYLNTATVQATNNAAVQSAASITVNCPDVEIVKTADNGTINAGDAAGFTLTVTNSGAGTAYGVTVSDTLPASVNWTITPPVAGCSIVSGVLNCNLGNMAPGANVAIHISGQTDAADCGLLENTATVTASNEPTAVQNDNSSTATIAVNCPEIDLTKTPDAANVNAGDTIGFTLSVNNVGPGTAYNVTLADTLPTTAGLNWSISPANPDCSILAGILTCNFGALAPNTSASVHLASPTTPASCSTISNTAEAAASNGNTDQATGQTVVDCPNVMVSKTADNSPINAGDTASFTITAANNGLGAAYGVTLTDNLPAGVNWAINGGTGAGLCNIAGGALSCNFGSLSPGASLTVTVSGQTAAADCGELENTVTIAATNEAGPAQNDNTSTANIAVNCPDVEIVKTADNGTISAGDAASFTVTVTNSGNGAAYGVTLSDSLPAGVTWAETADSDNACQVNGAPGSQTLDCGPLTLPAGESFSVAISGETDAADCGLLENTASVVATNEASADQSDNASTANIAVNCADIDIAKVADNGSVNAGDSIGYIIAVANNGLGIARNVTLTDTLPANAGLSWTIDGGTGAAQCAIVGGVLTCNFGDLASNASFTVHISSPTTPATCGTVENIALVTTTNDGSAQASSQIVVNCPNVAVSKTADNSPINAGDTASFTLTVTNNGAGAAYGVTLTDNLPTNVNWTITGGTGAGLCNITGGVLSCNFGNLASGASLTVLVSGATDANDCGELQNTAAVAAANEAAADQDNNSSTASITVNCPDVTVIKTADAPTIDASDTAAFTIVVSNIGPGAAYNVTLNDALPTGINWVIDPAVAGCSITGGVLSCNFAGLASGDSITIHVSGETDAADCGLLENTVTIAATNEAGVNQGNNSSTAAITINCADIELAKTADDDSVNAGDPIGFTLTVSNVGAGTAKGVTLTDALPSNAGLNWTIDPPVAGCSIVGGLLTCNFGNVPASGNASVHITSPTTPDTCGNVNNLANVTTTNDGLAEASAGITVNCPNVTVSKTADNSLINAGDTASFTLTVTNNGAGTAYGVTLNDTLPVGVNWSVDNTTDCAIVNGVLSCNFGNLASGDNITIHVSGETDAADCGTLTNTATVAATNEAGADQGNNSSTAAITVNCPDVTVSKQADDALINPGETAAFTIVVSNNGPGAAYNVTVGDTLPGNVAWSEDNANCAIASGVLSCNFASLASGNSITIHISGVTDTGDCGTLNNSVTVAAGNEPATVQNNNSAQATITVDCAYLIVIKDVVNDHGGSAQAGDFTMTINGTTVYGGAAFPGAEAPGVIKVVASGAYNVTENGPSGYDADFSADCDSTVGIGQTKTCTITNDDQPAHLIVIKHVINNNSGTSVAGDFTMTINGVTVPGGASLPGAEAPGVDSIVHPGNYNVTETGPAEYNAGFSSDCSGDIALGETKTCTVTNDDAIHPAIDIVKSVNDALINSGETVTYTYLVTNTGDDPLINVVVVDDKCASVAYVSGDDGDNVLEPGETWTYTCSTALTADTTNIATATGTHTEGGTVSDTDTEFVDVLPTVDIVKSASPATLPEPGGDFTFTLTVTNTSTEPVVIADLTDTQSGATDFTACAALVGATLASGESASCQYTVNHTDPDEYDNIAGVTVQDDEQNPASDTDDETVTVTDVPSSISVTKTPDSDTIDEPGADVVYTIIVENTSPVDNVTITSVVDDQFGDISAGCLPALSFTLAPTESLTCTVSELIEGNAGDTHINVATAYGVDDDDATLIFEDVLPTGTLDKSVDVAELPEPGGDFTFTLTITNTSGEPVT